One Roseiconus lacunae genomic region harbors:
- a CDS encoding NfeD family protein: MLRPPLTTANNRPIDRLAGGGFLRLFVCLAVCGFITGGADLRITHAQSTPDAASSDARSAESQPAASLPDEAPADEAPMGPTAAVQTDLAVSGNPKSPRKAVVIPFHSDINPMSTALLTRKFESAIESGAEVVIFDIHSPGGMVFYTFQIMDMIQDAKGIETVAFIQKDAISGAALIALACDKIYMMPHARMGDAGVIEMGEDGAFRYTVAKLRSPVAQKARDTAEATGRPIALAEKMTDKDLVVFRAVNKNDGTVRYISDREWESMADTDLWERGKPIREAGKEMFFIANGKRCVELGMADRVVNDLDELAEDLQVETPVMVLDRTAVDVAIVILNHWFVTLLLLIIGLVALVIELSAPGMGIGGLISTLCFGLFFWSRFLGGTAGWLEVTLFVLGIVFIGFEIFVIPGFGVAGVGGVGLLLTSLVMASRRFLIPQNSADAISLGWDVLTVLGAFVGFLVAMLFLAKHIGDIPGLGRLTLKPQLAFDGLQASEHQDVGSSDSSLPGWQRVEVGEIGTSAGALRPGGKIDMGDYFVDVVSEGDFIENGQRVQIIAKQGTRIVVRQIQEES, translated from the coding sequence ATGTTGCGCCCACCGCTCACCACCGCAAATAACCGACCGATCGATCGCCTCGCGGGCGGCGGATTCCTTCGGCTTTTTGTCTGCCTAGCCGTTTGTGGATTCATCACCGGCGGCGCTGACCTCCGAATCACTCACGCACAATCGACGCCTGATGCGGCATCGTCCGATGCCCGATCTGCCGAGAGCCAACCTGCGGCATCCCTACCAGATGAAGCTCCGGCAGATGAAGCTCCGATGGGCCCAACCGCTGCCGTGCAGACCGATCTCGCGGTCTCGGGTAATCCCAAGTCGCCTCGAAAGGCGGTCGTGATCCCCTTTCACAGCGACATCAACCCGATGAGCACTGCGCTGCTCACCCGCAAATTCGAGTCGGCGATCGAGAGTGGCGCCGAAGTCGTGATCTTTGACATTCATTCCCCCGGCGGCATGGTTTTCTATACCTTCCAGATCATGGACATGATCCAAGATGCCAAGGGGATCGAAACGGTCGCGTTTATTCAAAAAGATGCGATCAGTGGTGCGGCATTGATCGCACTGGCCTGTGACAAAATCTACATGATGCCTCACGCGCGAATGGGCGATGCGGGTGTGATCGAGATGGGCGAGGACGGTGCGTTCCGCTACACCGTTGCGAAGCTCCGTAGCCCGGTCGCCCAAAAAGCCCGCGACACCGCCGAAGCAACGGGGCGACCGATCGCACTGGCCGAAAAGATGACCGACAAGGACCTCGTCGTCTTTCGCGCGGTCAACAAGAATGACGGCACCGTTCGCTACATCAGTGACCGAGAATGGGAATCGATGGCCGATACCGACCTGTGGGAACGTGGTAAACCCATTCGCGAAGCCGGCAAGGAAATGTTCTTTATCGCCAACGGAAAACGCTGTGTCGAACTTGGCATGGCCGATCGTGTGGTAAACGACCTCGATGAACTCGCCGAAGACTTACAAGTAGAAACGCCGGTCATGGTCTTGGACCGAACCGCCGTCGATGTCGCCATCGTCATCCTCAATCACTGGTTTGTGACATTGCTGCTGTTGATCATCGGATTGGTCGCCCTGGTCATCGAATTGAGTGCTCCGGGAATGGGGATCGGTGGACTGATTTCGACGCTCTGCTTTGGATTATTTTTCTGGAGCCGATTCCTGGGCGGAACGGCCGGTTGGCTCGAAGTCACGTTGTTTGTTTTGGGGATCGTATTCATCGGGTTCGAAATCTTCGTCATTCCCGGTTTCGGAGTCGCCGGAGTCGGCGGGGTTGGCTTGCTACTGACGTCGCTGGTGATGGCTTCACGACGCTTCCTGATCCCACAGAACAGCGCTGATGCGATCAGCCTCGGTTGGGATGTGTTGACCGTCCTGGGCGCCTTTGTTGGATTTCTTGTCGCGATGCTTTTCTTGGCAAAACACATCGGTGACATACCGGGACTTGGACGTCTGACTCTCAAGCCACAATTGGCTTTCGACGGACTCCAGGCTTCCGAACATCAAGACGTTGGCTCGTCCGATTCAAGCTTGCCGGGCTGGCAGCGTGTCGAAGTCGGAGAGATCGGGACCTCGGCCGGGGCATTGCGACCCGGCGGCAAGATTGACATGGGTGATTATTTTGTCGACGTTGTTTCCGAAGGCGACTTCATCGAAAACGGACAACGGGTACAAATCATCGCCAAGCAAGGCACCCGAATTGTCGTGCGCCAGATTCAGGAAGAATCCTGA
- a CDS encoding glutamine synthetase beta-grasp domain-containing protein translates to MTKCKLEYVWLDGYQPTQSLRSKTKIVGDFSGNVEDAPLWSFDGSSTEQAPGGSSDCLLKPVKVIPDPGRLGTGFLVMCEVLNADGTPHRTNGRATIDDDDGDFWFGFEQEYTLWNPDTNKPIGFPAEGYPGPQGPYYCSVGTGKAVGREVVEEHLELCLQAGLNVEGINAEVMMGQWEFQCFSKGAKDAGDEIWLSRYLLERVAEAHGMSINWHCKPVQGDWNGSGMHANFSNEVLRTCGSQEVYEAICQAFEPRIKEHIDVYGADNDQRLTGLHETQSIDKFSYGVSDRGASIRIPIATVENGWKGWLEDRRPASNADPYMVASAIIATVKSASVPA, encoded by the coding sequence ATGACCAAATGCAAGTTGGAATACGTCTGGTTGGATGGTTATCAACCGACTCAAAGTCTGCGAAGTAAGACCAAAATCGTAGGCGATTTCAGCGGCAATGTCGAAGACGCGCCGCTCTGGTCCTTCGACGGATCCTCGACCGAGCAGGCTCCTGGCGGTTCGTCCGACTGCTTGCTTAAACCGGTCAAGGTGATCCCCGATCCGGGTCGCCTTGGGACGGGCTTCCTCGTGATGTGCGAAGTTCTCAACGCCGACGGGACCCCGCACCGTACCAACGGTCGCGCGACCATCGATGATGACGACGGCGATTTTTGGTTCGGCTTTGAGCAGGAATACACCCTGTGGAATCCCGACACGAATAAACCGATCGGATTCCCAGCGGAAGGCTACCCCGGACCCCAAGGTCCGTACTACTGCAGCGTCGGTACCGGAAAAGCGGTCGGACGTGAAGTCGTCGAGGAGCATCTCGAACTCTGTCTGCAAGCCGGCTTGAACGTCGAAGGCATCAACGCCGAAGTGATGATGGGTCAGTGGGAGTTTCAGTGTTTCTCCAAAGGTGCGAAAGACGCCGGCGACGAAATCTGGTTGTCTCGCTACTTGCTCGAACGTGTTGCCGAAGCTCACGGCATGTCGATCAACTGGCACTGCAAGCCGGTTCAAGGCGACTGGAACGGTAGCGGGATGCACGCGAACTTCTCCAACGAAGTGCTCCGAACCTGCGGAAGCCAAGAAGTTTACGAAGCGATCTGCCAAGCGTTCGAACCACGCATCAAAGAACACATCGATGTCTACGGTGCCGACAATGACCAACGCCTGACCGGTCTGCACGAAACACAGTCGATCGATAAGTTCAGCTACGGTGTCTCTGACCGTGGCGCTTCGATTCGAATTCCGATCGCTACCGTCGAAAACGGCTGGAAAGGTTGGTTGGAAGACCGACGTCCCGCGTCCAACGCCGACCCGTACATGGTCGCCAGTGCGATCATCGCAACGGTCAAGAGCGCCTCGGTTCCTGCGTAA